In Choloepus didactylus isolate mChoDid1 chromosome 6, mChoDid1.pri, whole genome shotgun sequence, one DNA window encodes the following:
- the TMEM218 gene encoding transmembrane protein 218 isoform X2, giving the protein MAGTVLGVGAGVFLLALLWVSVLLLCVLLARAPGVARFSVIFVFLGALIITSVLLLFPRASESPTPEVEFKIVDAFFIGRYVLLTFLSVVFLGSLFLVLIHHILEPIYAKPLRSY; this is encoded by the exons ATGGCGGGCACGGTGCTGGGAGTGGGTGCCGGCGTCTTCCTCCTGGCCCTGCTCTGGGTGTCGGTGCTGCTGCTGTGTGTGCTGCTGGCCAGAGCCCCCGGGGTGGCGAG GTTCTCGGTCATTTTTGTATTCCTTGGTGCTCTGATCATCACATCAGTTTTGTTGCTTTTCCCCCGGGCTAGTGAATCCCCAACCCCAGAGGTCGAATTTAAG ATTGTGGATGCCTTTTTCATTGGCCGCTATGTCCTACTGACTTTCCTCAGTGTTGTCTTTCTTGGAAGCCTCTTCTTGGTTCTGATTCATCATATCCTGGAGCCAATCTATGCCAAACCACTGCGGTCGTACTGA
- the TMEM218 gene encoding transmembrane protein 218 isoform X1: MRGRRDPGVFFHLQIKTRQYSRNFSLVTCVLPGWRARCWEWVPASSSWPCSGCRCCCCVCCWPEPPGWRGEPFFPAGSPRFSVIFVFLGALIITSVLLLFPRASESPTPEVEFKIVDAFFIGRYVLLTFLSVVFLGSLFLVLIHHILEPIYAKPLRSY, from the exons GGACCCTGGAGTCTTCTTCCATTTGCAAATAAAAACTCGACAGTACAGTAGGAATTTCTCTCTCGTGACTTGTGTCTTGCCTG GATGGCGGGCACGGTGCTGGGAGTGGGTGCCGGCGTCTTCCTCCTGGCCCTGCTCTGGGTGTCGGTGCTGCTGCTGTGTGTGCTGCTGGCCAGAGCCCCCGGGGTGGCGAGGTGAGCCGTTCTTTCCAGCCGGGAGTCCCAG GTTCTCGGTCATTTTTGTATTCCTTGGTGCTCTGATCATCACATCAGTTTTGTTGCTTTTCCCCCGGGCTAGTGAATCCCCAACCCCAGAGGTCGAATTTAAG ATTGTGGATGCCTTTTTCATTGGCCGCTATGTCCTACTGACTTTCCTCAGTGTTGTCTTTCTTGGAAGCCTCTTCTTGGTTCTGATTCATCATATCCTGGAGCCAATCTATGCCAAACCACTGCGGTCGTACTGA